A stretch of Sulfurimonas xiamenensis DNA encodes these proteins:
- a CDS encoding hydrogenase maturation protein: MKILLIVSAFNSLTQRVFCELQEMNHTVSVQYAISNEAMMQSVDAFAPDIIFCPYLKKYLPCEIFLKTPTFILHPGIRGDRGHNALDHAIREDKKEWGVVILRANEEFDGGDIYAEVRFEMRDATKASIYRNEVADAASKALKGLLKNLDDKEFKPTPQLKMPMHNYLSQNDRAINWEKDTTQEIIKKIHVSDSFPGVKDEFFGIECYLFGAWEEDKLKGNPKEIIAKRDGAICVGTIDGAIWISHMSEVGRFKLPSTYVLKEKIKGVKEERLPLIFDMSYKTFYEISSHNDGDVAYLCFNFHNGAMHSEQCIRLKYAFEYLKESAKVIVLIGAQDFFSNGIHLNILEDSKKQGEDGWSNINAMNDLIKSIIFADDIITVASLHKNAGAGGVFLALACDYVLTCKDVVLNPHYKTLGLSGSEYHTFTLPKRVGAHKSKELLERCLPINAAKAKEINMVDEVFEKENYFEQLRSFSDKLANMQDEYDDFIYEKEDYLQRNREFINECKENELKIMYPEFWDKESSFHRLRHDFVYKVCSIETPQRLKGVTDA; the protein is encoded by the coding sequence ATGAAAATACTTCTTATCGTATCTGCCTTTAACTCTCTTACGCAAAGAGTTTTTTGTGAGCTTCAAGAGATGAATCATACGGTCTCGGTGCAGTATGCCATAAGCAATGAGGCGATGATGCAAAGTGTTGACGCGTTTGCGCCCGATATTATCTTTTGTCCTTACTTGAAAAAATACCTCCCATGTGAGATATTTCTAAAAACTCCCACTTTTATTCTCCATCCCGGCATAAGAGGAGACAGAGGACACAACGCGCTCGACCATGCCATAAGGGAAGATAAAAAAGAGTGGGGCGTTGTCATACTCAGAGCAAACGAAGAGTTTGACGGCGGAGATATATACGCCGAGGTCAGGTTTGAGATGAGAGATGCGACAAAGGCTTCCATCTACAGAAACGAAGTCGCAGATGCCGCCTCAAAAGCGTTAAAAGGGCTGCTTAAAAATTTGGACGACAAAGAGTTCAAACCCACTCCTCAACTCAAAATGCCGATGCATAATTACCTGAGCCAAAATGACAGAGCCATTAACTGGGAAAAAGACACTACTCAAGAGATCATAAAAAAGATACATGTAAGCGATAGTTTTCCCGGAGTAAAAGATGAGTTTTTTGGGATAGAGTGTTATCTCTTCGGAGCGTGGGAAGAAGATAAACTCAAAGGCAATCCAAAAGAGATAATCGCCAAAAGAGACGGTGCGATTTGTGTCGGCACGATTGACGGGGCAATCTGGATAAGTCACATGTCAGAAGTCGGCAGGTTTAAACTCCCCTCAACCTATGTTTTAAAAGAGAAAATCAAAGGCGTTAAAGAAGAGCGGCTTCCTCTTATTTTTGACATGAGCTATAAAACATTTTATGAAATCAGCTCCCATAATGACGGCGATGTGGCGTATTTGTGTTTTAACTTTCACAACGGTGCTATGCATTCTGAGCAGTGCATCAGGCTAAAGTATGCGTTTGAGTATCTCAAAGAGAGTGCAAAAGTCATTGTGCTTATAGGTGCGCAGGATTTTTTCAGCAACGGAATCCACCTAAATATACTTGAAGATTCCAAAAAGCAGGGAGAAGACGGCTGGAGCAACATAAATGCCATGAATGATTTAATAAAGTCAATCATATTCGCAGATGACATAATTACGGTTGCCTCTTTGCACAAAAATGCAGGAGCAGGCGGAGTGTTTTTGGCTTTGGCATGTGATTATGTTCTTACATGTAAAGATGTTGTTTTAAATCCGCACTACAAAACTTTGGGGCTGAGCGGAAGCGAGTATCATACATTTACGCTGCCAAAAAGAGTAGGTGCGCACAAGTCAAAAGAGCTGCTGGAGCGTTGTCTGCCGATAAATGCCGCTAAAGCGAAAGAGATAAATATGGTGGACGAGGTTTTTGAAAAAGAGAACTATTTTGAACAATTAAGAAGTTTCTCCGATAAACTGGCAAATATGCAAGACGAGTATGATGATTTTATATATGAAAAAGAGGATTATCTGCAAAGAAACAGAGAGTTTATAAATGAGTGCAAAGAGAATGAATTAAAAATAATGTATCCTGAATTTTGGGATAAAGAGAGTTCGTTTCACAGACTGAGACATGATTTTGTTTATAAAGTCTGCTCAATTGAAACACCACAAAGATTAAAAGGAGTTACAGATGCATGA
- the hypE gene encoding hydrogenase expression/formation protein HypE, with the protein MTKTITLAQGNGGQENNELISKVFYKAFKNDILDKSEDAAIIHNGELAFSTDSFTVSPLFFAGADIGKLAICGTCNDLAMMGAKPKYLTCSVIIEEGFETRELERIVRSMKKELEVNGAIVVSGDTKVVPRGSVDKIFINTTGIGEVLKKGISSNNITKDDLIIVNRDIGCHGAAIFVAREGIEMSSSLQSDCESLFPQVKALLDADIKITAMRDATRGGVSAVLNEWSKQSNICIEVEEESIPVSDEVKGICEMLGFEATALANEGTFVLAINHEDAPRAVEILKTFESCKNAAIIGKVTDTHLKKVVLKSSWGTSRFLDTPSGELLPRIC; encoded by the coding sequence ATGACTAAAACCATAACATTAGCACAGGGTAACGGCGGGCAAGAGAACAACGAACTTATCTCTAAAGTTTTTTACAAGGCTTTTAAAAACGACATCCTCGACAAAAGCGAAGATGCGGCTATTATCCATAACGGGGAGTTGGCATTTTCAACTGATAGTTTTACGGTTTCGCCTCTTTTTTTTGCGGGAGCGGACATAGGTAAGCTTGCTATCTGCGGTACATGTAACGACCTTGCCATGATGGGGGCGAAGCCGAAATATTTGACATGTAGCGTGATTATCGAAGAGGGTTTTGAGACTAGAGAGTTAGAGAGAATCGTGCGAAGTATGAAAAAAGAGCTTGAGGTAAACGGTGCGATTGTCGTGAGCGGAGACACCAAGGTTGTGCCTCGCGGAAGTGTCGATAAGATTTTCATAAACACTACGGGAATCGGCGAAGTTTTGAAAAAGGGTATCAGCTCCAACAACATAACAAAAGATGATCTCATCATCGTAAACCGTGATATCGGCTGTCACGGTGCGGCTATCTTTGTTGCGCGCGAAGGCATTGAGATGAGCAGTTCTTTGCAGAGTGATTGTGAGTCGCTTTTTCCTCAGGTAAAGGCTCTTTTGGACGCAGATATAAAGATAACGGCTATGAGAGACGCAACCAGAGGCGGAGTGAGTGCAGTGCTAAATGAATGGTCGAAGCAGTCAAATATCTGCATAGAGGTTGAGGAGGAAAGTATTCCCGTCAGTGATGAGGTAAAAGGCATCTGTGAAATGCTCGGTTTTGAAGCGACGGCTTTGGCAAATGAGGGTACTTTTGTGTTGGCGATAAATCATGAAGATGCACCAAGAGCAGTTGAGATTTTAAAAACTTTTGAGAGTTGCAAAAATGCAGCGATAATTGGCAAAGTAACGGATACGCATCTAAAAAAAGTCGTTTTAAAGAGCAGTTGGGGAACTTCACGGTTTTTAGATACGCCAAGCGGCGAGCTGCTTCCAAGGATTTGCTAA
- the hypD gene encoding hydrogenase formation protein HypD, with protein MGLELKNLYDDFRDADTIKAYAKIIKEDAAKLKNSINIMEVCGGHTHTIMKYGLPQLLPSNIKFIHGPGCPVCIMPKERIDHAYVLSMQPDVILVTLGDMIKVPGSNGSLQTARSNGADVRFVYSPLECLKIAKENPTKKVIFFAIGFETTTPMTAALLDAVIKQNIKNIFFHINHVTIPEVMRELIDSRDVHVDSYNNKIDAFLGPSHVSVISGSKIYEEFPRDYNRPVVVSGFEPVDVMQAISMIVKQFIEGRCELEVEYKRLVTYDGNVKAQELIERYFEKRDLFKWRGLGNIPKSGLKLKPEFKEYDTEIVYKDVLPLGEIEDHKLCICGDILRGMANPPECTLFGTACKPTSPIGSCMVSSEGACAAYYKYGNLI; from the coding sequence ATGGGTTTGGAACTTAAAAATCTTTATGATGACTTTAGAGACGCAGACACCATAAAAGCCTATGCAAAAATCATAAAAGAGGATGCGGCAAAGCTGAAAAATTCTATAAACATCATGGAAGTCTGCGGCGGACATACGCATACTATTATGAAGTACGGTCTTCCTCAGCTTCTGCCATCAAACATCAAGTTTATCCACGGTCCCGGCTGTCCGGTTTGTATCATGCCAAAAGAGCGCATTGATCATGCTTATGTTTTAAGTATGCAGCCTGATGTGATACTTGTGACTCTAGGCGATATGATAAAAGTACCCGGAAGCAACGGAAGTCTGCAAACTGCAAGAAGCAATGGTGCAGATGTTCGTTTTGTCTATTCTCCGCTAGAGTGTCTAAAGATTGCAAAAGAGAATCCTACTAAAAAAGTCATCTTTTTTGCCATAGGATTTGAAACGACTACGCCGATGACAGCTGCACTTCTTGATGCGGTTATAAAGCAGAACATCAAAAACATCTTCTTTCACATAAACCATGTAACCATTCCCGAAGTTATGCGTGAGCTGATAGATAGCAGAGATGTGCATGTAGATAGTTACAACAATAAAATAGACGCATTTCTAGGACCCTCACATGTAAGCGTGATAAGCGGAAGTAAAATCTATGAAGAGTTTCCGCGTGATTATAACCGCCCCGTGGTTGTCTCGGGTTTTGAGCCTGTTGATGTCATGCAGGCAATCAGCATGATAGTCAAGCAGTTCATAGAGGGCAGATGCGAGCTTGAAGTGGAGTACAAACGGCTTGTGACATATGATGGAAATGTCAAAGCGCAGGAGCTAATAGAGAGATATTTTGAAAAAAGAGACCTGTTCAAATGGCGAGGTTTGGGCAATATTCCTAAAAGCGGACTAAAACTAAAGCCTGAGTTCAAAGAGTATGACACAGAGATAGTCTACAAAGATGTTCTGCCACTCGGCGAGATAGAAGACCACAAACTATGCATCTGCGGAGATATACTGAGAGGCATGGCAAACCCGCCCGAATGCACTCTCTTTGGAACCGCATGCAAACCGACTTCACCCATTGGAAGCTGTATGGTAAGCTCTGAGGGCGCGTGTGCCGCGTACTATAAATATGGGAATTTAATTTAA
- a CDS encoding HypC/HybG/HupF family hydrogenase formation chaperone, producing MCLSIPSKVVKIDKKNEIATVDTMGVQREASLSLMSQEDIHVGDYVLLHIGFVMNKIDEKEALESLELYREIIDAMNEEDRRLAILEVDECPNREV from the coding sequence ATGTGCCTTTCAATACCCTCAAAAGTAGTAAAAATAGATAAAAAAAATGAAATAGCGACAGTCGATACGATGGGCGTGCAAAGGGAAGCCTCTTTATCTCTGATGAGCCAAGAGGATATACATGTAGGCGATTATGTGCTTTTGCATATCGGATTTGTGATGAACAAAATCGATGAAAAAGAGGCGTTAGAGAGTTTGGAGCTTTATAGAGAGATTATAGATGCTATGAACGAAGAGGATAGGCGGCTGGCGATTTTAGAAGTAGATGAGTGTCCAAATAGAGAAGTCTAA
- the hypB gene encoding hydrogenase nickel incorporation protein HypB — translation MCKDCGCSIVEHSHSHKENHSHEHHHGDSHEHQSAHKHLHDNPQLNDPKTISVITKILDKNDQEAQHNREHFNFHGVLCINLMSSPGSGKTALLESLSDLGEFKFCVVEGDLETSRDADRLKAKGIEAHQIQTGSACHLDAFMVHKALHHMDLDNMDVCFVENVGNLVCPASYDVGSHLNIVLVSVPEGEDKIAKYPVMFRQADLILFTKTDLLPYFEYDIQKEKETARKLKPSVDILEVSTKDEESIKKVAAWIKFKIGMR, via the coding sequence ATGTGTAAAGATTGCGGCTGCAGCATTGTAGAACATAGTCACTCTCACAAAGAGAATCATTCACATGAACATCATCATGGGGATTCTCATGAACATCAGAGCGCTCATAAACATCTGCATGACAATCCACAGCTAAATGACCCTAAAACCATCTCGGTAATTACAAAAATTTTAGATAAAAATGACCAAGAAGCACAGCATAATCGTGAGCATTTTAACTTTCACGGCGTTTTATGCATAAACCTTATGAGCTCTCCCGGAAGCGGAAAAACGGCACTTTTGGAGAGTTTGTCGGATTTGGGCGAGTTTAAATTTTGTGTCGTTGAGGGTGACTTGGAGACGAGCCGCGATGCGGACAGACTCAAAGCAAAAGGGATAGAGGCTCATCAGATTCAAACGGGTTCGGCTTGTCATTTGGACGCGTTTATGGTTCATAAAGCTTTGCATCACATGGATTTGGACAATATGGATGTATGTTTTGTAGAGAATGTCGGAAACCTCGTATGCCCTGCTAGTTATGATGTAGGAAGCCACTTAAACATAGTACTTGTCAGTGTTCCCGAGGGCGAAGATAAGATAGCAAAATATCCCGTTATGTTTCGTCAAGCAGATTTGATTCTTTTTACTAAAACCGACCTGCTTCCATATTTTGAATACGACATCCAAAAAGAGAAAGAGACTGCAAGAAAGTTAAAACCTAGTGTTGACATACTTGAAGTAAGTACCAAAGATGAAGAGTCCATCAAAAAAGTGGCTGCGTGGATAAAGTTTAAAATAGGAATGAGATAA
- a CDS encoding HupE/UreJ family protein has protein sequence MKMLLMLLSFSALAFGHTTTLESGGFGSGFLHPISGLDHILAMVGVGMVAFLSQKKGYLLLVAFMGAMMLAAVIGFMGVEILFIEEGILLSIAVVFALIGYAKKISLNVIIAIIAFFGMFHGFAHGSEFQGRNFVTYMLGFSLTTLMLHLSGIVLAYGYTRILEKRSQVEALELA, from the coding sequence ATGAAAATGTTATTGATGCTTTTATCATTCTCGGCGTTGGCTTTTGGACACACTACTACTTTGGAGAGTGGTGGATTTGGGAGTGGATTTTTACATCCTATCAGCGGTTTAGATCATATCTTGGCGATGGTGGGCGTCGGTATGGTTGCTTTTCTTTCTCAGAAAAAAGGTTATTTACTTTTAGTGGCATTTATGGGTGCAATGATGTTAGCGGCAGTAATTGGTTTTATGGGTGTTGAGATATTGTTCATCGAAGAGGGCATTTTGCTTTCCATCGCAGTTGTTTTTGCACTTATCGGTTATGCGAAAAAGATTTCATTAAATGTTATTATTGCAATCATTGCATTTTTTGGAATGTTCCACGGTTTTGCCCACGGGTCTGAGTTTCAGGGCAGAAATTTTGTAACTTATATGCTAGGATTTAGTCTTACAACTCTTATGCTTCACCTTAGCGGAATCGTTTTGGCTTACGGATATACGCGTATTCTTGAAAAACGCTCACAAGTTGAGGCGCTAGAATTAGCGTAG
- a CDS encoding transposase — translation MVEYFMKCIYCQHTKLYELKSGQMKCAKCKKKFSEKKIKTDLKIMEYFCENFTVNEASKKLFINYITLKKRYEFFRQLIANYLEKAYQNKQIIEYDEYIYLEKSKKKVKENIFDAQNFLTLAYDDKVYNLLMPNLNKYKNQFLDNNIEEVYFKEFSKFMMRNKISKTKKRENRITQFWLFFEESILKYKGVRSENFFYYLKEIEFKFNYSKEMQKEILAELYQNSL, via the coding sequence ATGGTAGAATATTTTATGAAATGTATCTACTGCCAACATACCAAACTCTACGAGCTGAAATCTGGACAGATGAAGTGTGCAAAATGCAAAAAAAAGTTCTCTGAAAAAAAAATAAAAACAGATTTAAAAATTATGGAGTATTTTTGCGAAAATTTCACAGTAAATGAAGCAAGCAAAAAACTCTTTATCAACTATATAACCCTCAAAAAAAGATATGAATTTTTTCGTCAACTAATCGCAAACTATTTAGAAAAAGCGTATCAAAACAAACAGATCATAGAGTACGATGAATATATCTACCTTGAGAAAAGCAAGAAAAAAGTAAAAGAGAACATTTTTGATGCGCAGAACTTTCTGACTCTTGCCTACGATGACAAAGTATACAACCTGCTTATGCCAAACCTAAACAAGTATAAAAATCAGTTTTTAGACAATAACATAGAAGAAGTCTATTTCAAAGAATTTTCAAAATTTATGATGCGCAACAAAATCTCAAAAACAAAAAAAAGAGAAAACCGAATCACACAGTTCTGGCTCTTTTTTGAAGAGTCTATTTTAAAATACAAAGGAGTTAGAAGTGAAAACTTTTTTTACTACTTGAAAGAGATTGAGTTTAAGTTTAACTACTCTAAAGAGATGCAGAAAGAAATATTAGCAGAGTTGTATCAAAATTCACTGTGA
- the hypF gene encoding carbamoyltransferase HypF, which produces MKRYRYFIKGQVQGVGFRPFIYKSALCFKLAGFVKNDINGVEIEAEAQQKDIELFEESLRLKLPPLARIDEIQKTEIEPLLEKGFAIIQSCDDSKTSYKSALIPPDTATCQECLADIKDEKNRKYHNYFATNCTNCGPRYSIIKTVPYDRKNTSMQKFKMCRSCEEEYNNPLNRRYHAQPISCNECGPSLSLFRGDKKVDIAQKEIIQKVASLIEEGNILAIKGIGGFHIVCDATNDEALKKLREFKHRPTKPFAIMCKDLEQIKALAYVNEKEEQLLTSKEAPIVVLKKLTCQNNLHVKISYFLAPNIDRIGCFLPYTALHHLLFAYLQNPIVATSANLGDEPIIINAENIFKKLPFVDFTLDFDREIINGVDDSLVQVVDDKTQILRLARGYAPKVIKLPFKSEKKILAVGANQKNSIAFVMDDNIIISPHIGDLGSMEAFGFFERTLESFKRFYDFEPGVIVHDRHPNYETTKWAKKQNKKLVEVGHHLAHIYACKAEFGLRGDYLGFSFDGTGYGDDGTLWGGEIFVGDKRKYSFKTVKLLGGEKAIKEPRRVALSMLFDKLSLEEVLKLELDVVKSFSKDEIKILHQSYLKNLNAPKSSSVGRLFDAVASFSGIAQSVSYAGESGLLCESFYEKNIEKYFDYDIEEGVIEIKIAEYMLKNKPDKKELNTMFINTLVKIIVDISKREKLEVILSGGVFQDKTLLELTCQELKQEKIKCYFQQETATNDGGIALGQAYYVLSHSEF; this is translated from the coding sequence TTGAAAAGATATAGATATTTTATAAAAGGACAGGTTCAAGGTGTCGGATTTCGTCCTTTTATATATAAGTCGGCACTCTGTTTCAAACTCGCAGGTTTTGTCAAAAACGACATAAACGGAGTTGAAATTGAAGCAGAAGCACAGCAGAAAGATATAGAGCTTTTTGAAGAGTCGCTCCGCTTAAAACTCCCGCCGCTTGCAAGAATAGACGAGATACAAAAAACAGAGATAGAACCGCTTTTAGAAAAAGGCTTTGCGATTATACAAAGCTGTGATGACTCAAAAACCTCATACAAATCTGCTCTTATTCCTCCCGATACCGCTACATGTCAAGAGTGTTTGGCAGATATAAAAGATGAGAAAAACAGAAAATATCATAACTACTTTGCCACAAACTGTACAAACTGCGGACCGAGATATAGCATCATAAAAACAGTTCCCTATGACAGAAAAAACACATCTATGCAGAAGTTTAAGATGTGCAGATCGTGCGAAGAAGAGTACAATAATCCCTTAAACAGAAGATACCATGCACAGCCTATTTCATGCAACGAGTGCGGACCCTCTTTGTCTCTTTTTAGAGGCGATAAAAAAGTAGATATTGCTCAAAAAGAAATTATCCAAAAAGTTGCATCTCTTATAGAAGAGGGAAATATTTTAGCCATAAAAGGCATAGGCGGATTTCATATAGTCTGCGATGCAACGAATGATGAGGCGCTAAAAAAGTTAAGAGAGTTTAAACACAGACCCACAAAACCTTTTGCCATCATGTGTAAAGATTTGGAGCAGATAAAGGCTTTGGCGTATGTAAATGAGAAAGAAGAACAGCTCCTAACATCAAAAGAAGCGCCCATTGTCGTACTGAAAAAGCTTACATGTCAAAACAATCTACATGTCAAAATATCATACTTTTTAGCTCCAAATATTGACAGAATAGGCTGCTTTTTGCCATACACCGCTCTTCATCATCTTCTCTTTGCTTATCTGCAAAATCCCATAGTTGCCACAAGCGCAAATCTCGGCGACGAGCCTATCATCATAAACGCAGAAAATATTTTTAAAAAGCTTCCTTTTGTTGATTTTACTCTTGATTTTGACAGAGAGATAATTAACGGTGTTGACGACTCACTTGTTCAGGTGGTAGATGACAAAACCCAGATACTAAGGCTTGCACGCGGATACGCTCCAAAGGTAATAAAGCTTCCCTTTAAGAGTGAGAAAAAGATTTTGGCAGTCGGAGCAAACCAAAAAAACTCCATAGCTTTTGTGATGGACGACAACATAATCATATCTCCGCATATAGGGGATTTGGGCTCTATGGAGGCTTTTGGATTTTTTGAGAGAACATTGGAGAGTTTTAAACGCTTTTACGATTTTGAACCGGGTGTCATAGTGCATGACAGACATCCAAACTATGAAACGACCAAATGGGCGAAAAAACAGAACAAAAAGCTTGTAGAAGTTGGGCATCATTTAGCACATATCTACGCCTGTAAAGCGGAGTTTGGACTTAGGGGTGATTATCTTGGATTCAGTTTTGACGGCACGGGTTACGGCGATGATGGTACTCTATGGGGCGGAGAGATTTTTGTAGGAGACAAACGCAAATACAGTTTCAAAACGGTAAAACTTCTAGGCGGAGAAAAGGCTATAAAAGAGCCTCGTAGAGTAGCACTCAGTATGCTTTTTGACAAACTCTCTTTAGAAGAGGTTTTAAAGCTTGAACTAGATGTTGTGAAATCCTTTTCAAAAGATGAGATAAAAATACTTCATCAAAGCTACCTAAAAAATCTAAACGCGCCAAAAAGTAGCTCAGTAGGAAGACTCTTTGATGCCGTGGCTTCATTTTCAGGTATTGCCCAGAGTGTAAGCTATGCGGGCGAGAGCGGACTTTTGTGTGAGAGTTTTTATGAGAAGAACATAGAAAAATATTTTGATTACGACATAGAAGAGGGCGTAATTGAGATAAAAATAGCAGAGTACATGTTAAAAAACAAGCCGGATAAAAAAGAGCTAAATACCATGTTCATAAACACGCTTGTAAAAATCATCGTTGATATCTCAAAGCGAGAAAAACTTGAAGTGATTTTAAGCGGCGGAGTATTTCAAGACAAAACTCTGCTTGAGCTTACATGTCAAGAGTTAAAACAAGAGAAAATCAAATGCTACTTTCAACAAGAAACGGCTACCAATGACGGCGGAATCGCTTTGGGGCAGGCTTATTATGTTTTATCTCACAGTGAATTTTGA
- a CDS encoding hydrogenase: protein MILEFSFNYLSSSLIYEKIILNTLELFSLESKIVKDGDNLFLYVKSDDSDELESFANRLSLELPHSIFLYNTDVKIVDEMPQESSALPLISKFPMAFCPKCLREVMDESNENYYNIFHECEVCGYSVEGEKKSYKDDFVNLAKSISSGLVVEVNTFYSKYFVGQLGKKCNEVDFDIISYDLATTAHYTNATNSEMAALGAIEKPFVKLKTNIKFKIDFEDIADELIRFKLPDDLVLHFLLSELNKLGINLIFITKEKLPLDVKFDLAEYEKELEPIEVVVGDNHIAIVRGEKGLPYQDLASNNNNLIPHIGAFFSVIKEHSLFDKTVAGVNISKEYHNNILVYCKKFGTIEYLSFAFKFDSVKDVFDSIMSSNESGEKLVENFKNKFLQHFEAISAITFNEEEFNVYKLWGIVCIVLGYSKDRNLLASAKVLEDSASSFLGTKGPRIDYKLKRVDSKVYLDPLMTIRTAMSFKLAGVDRLTLSYGVIESFVEFVSSQLDDIKEEMKSDAVVVTGSLLQNRHLFSKLSKEVSVNHKLYFNKELPVDGKNILYGGNELF, encoded by the coding sequence ATGATATTGGAGTTTTCGTTTAACTATCTCTCATCATCTTTGATTTATGAAAAAATAATTTTAAATACGCTTGAGCTATTTTCTCTTGAATCAAAAATTGTAAAAGACGGCGATAATCTTTTTTTGTATGTAAAATCAGACGATAGCGATGAGCTGGAGAGTTTTGCAAACAGACTCTCACTTGAACTGCCTCACTCGATTTTTTTATACAATACTGATGTCAAAATCGTAGATGAGATGCCACAAGAGAGTTCTGCGCTGCCTCTGATATCAAAATTTCCTATGGCATTTTGCCCTAAGTGTTTGCGTGAAGTTATGGATGAATCAAATGAGAACTATTACAATATTTTTCATGAGTGTGAAGTCTGCGGATACTCGGTTGAGGGCGAAAAAAAGAGCTATAAAGATGATTTTGTAAATCTTGCTAAATCAATAAGCAGTGGTTTGGTAGTTGAAGTAAACACATTTTACTCAAAATATTTCGTTGGTCAATTAGGTAAAAAATGTAATGAGGTTGATTTTGATATTATCAGTTATGATTTAGCGACAACCGCACACTATACAAATGCTACAAACAGCGAAATGGCGGCACTTGGAGCTATTGAGAAACCTTTTGTAAAATTAAAAACAAACATTAAATTTAAAATAGATTTTGAAGATATTGCAGATGAACTTATCCGTTTTAAACTCCCTGATGATTTAGTTTTGCATTTTTTACTCAGTGAGCTTAACAAACTCGGAATCAACTTGATTTTTATAACAAAAGAGAAGCTTCCTTTGGATGTTAAGTTTGATTTAGCGGAGTATGAAAAAGAGCTAGAGCCTATCGAAGTTGTCGTCGGCGATAATCACATCGCTATAGTTAGAGGAGAAAAAGGTCTGCCTTATCAAGATTTGGCAAGCAACAATAATAATTTGATTCCTCATATAGGAGCTTTTTTTTCAGTTATAAAAGAGCATTCTCTGTTTGATAAAACCGTTGCAGGCGTAAATATCTCCAAAGAGTATCACAATAATATTTTAGTCTATTGTAAAAAATTCGGAACTATAGAGTATCTCTCATTTGCGTTTAAATTTGACTCTGTTAAAGATGTGTTTGATTCTATTATGAGTTCAAACGAAAGCGGCGAGAAGCTTGTAGAGAACTTTAAAAACAAATTTCTACAGCATTTTGAAGCAATATCTGCTATAACATTTAATGAAGAAGAGTTTAATGTTTATAAGCTGTGGGGTATAGTTTGCATAGTTTTAGGTTACTCGAAAGATAGAAATCTTTTAGCATCTGCAAAAGTTCTTGAAGATAGCGCAAGCTCATTTTTGGGAACAAAAGGACCAAGAATTGATTATAAACTAAAAAGAGTTGACTCTAAAGTTTACTTAGATCCATTGATGACTATTAGAACTGCCATGAGTTTCAAACTTGCGGGAGTTGACCGTCTTACTCTTAGTTACGGGGTTATTGAGAGTTTTGTGGAGTTTGTCTCATCACAGCTTGATGATATAAAAGAGGAGATGAAAAGTGACGCGGTTGTTGTAACGGGTTCACTTTTACAAAATAGACATCTTTTTAGTAAACTTAGCAAAGAGGTTTCTGTAAATCATAAGCTATACTTCAATAAAGAGTTGCCTGTAGATGGAAAAAATATTTTATACGGCGGAAATGAATTGTTTTGA
- a CDS encoding HyaD/HybD family hydrogenase maturation endopeptidase: protein MKILVLGIGNILFGDEGIGPHLANLIDEKYEFVSDEHVVDVLDGGTLAQRLIPIITDYDNVLLIDCVNVADGEIGDVYSFDFNDVPECITWNGSAHEVEMLQTLQMIEMLGDLPPTKIVGVIPYVIGENSTFSMTAEVLKASLTMEQVITKYIEDFGVKVLIKKNVTLEEVSKYTYLKGTQ from the coding sequence TTGAAAATTTTAGTTCTTGGCATCGGTAATATTCTATTTGGAGATGAGGGGATAGGTCCTCATCTTGCAAATTTAATAGATGAAAAGTATGAGTTTGTATCAGATGAACATGTTGTTGATGTTCTTGACGGCGGTACATTGGCACAGAGACTTATACCCATAATTACTGATTATGACAATGTTTTACTTATAGACTGCGTTAATGTAGCAGATGGAGAAATCGGAGATGTTTACAGTTTTGACTTTAACGATGTGCCTGAATGTATAACATGGAATGGAAGTGCTCATGAGGTCGAAATGCTTCAAACTCTTCAGATGATAGAGATGTTAGGCGATTTGCCTCCAACTAAAATAGTGGGTGTCATTCCTTATGTAATCGGGGAAAACAGTACCTTTTCAATGACAGCGGAAGTTTTAAAAGCAAGTCTAACTATGGAGCAGGTCATTACAAAATATATAGAAGATTTCGGGGTTAAAGTTCTCATCAAAAAAAATGTAACCTTAGAAGAGGTTTCAAAATATACATACTTAAAAGGCACGCAATGA